The Pocillopora verrucosa isolate sample1 chromosome 14, ASM3666991v2, whole genome shotgun sequence genome has a segment encoding these proteins:
- the LOC131786250 gene encoding uncharacterized protein — METEKEWHFVHNLTKNQTKPRWFIGLKTFDGSHTWSWLNERIAWVNGTSAGTWRWNNGEPNNFKTEHCVEMWKNGKYNNIKCQASSYADDPGYICENQVNCSTISNSSENDDIFSERTTRSRSTTQPLTTKTTSTLLRTQSTHTQNKLLPVGTTFENTVSESSPRNVSTGKLNLVWIIIALLVIFLLAIAVVLGILFFRRYQSRKNRDHLHDRVNCTYEMPISSELQSFDPVLVQQMQSSAELTVHLTLSQTEFRPAICETLSDCEKECEYDDVDETNRKSRSVNTVLVSGEKGLEQPPALCDKKGENKDHVYAVVHKERKGRASSEASTLKKSSDRPQEGTSGLPLNRGSCVDCIGRSSHPTDSGLQNNINTAESERLQPGGSIDYLYAAVDKTKKKRKKPQMPPPYSDHVYTSLVHSRESSAKLVKEQSQNSVRPT; from the exons atggaaactgaaaaagaatgGCACTTTGTTCATAACTTaaccaaaaatcaaacaaagccACGTTGGTTCATTGGCTTGAAAACATTTGATGGATCTCATACGTGGAGCTGGTTGAATGAAAGAATTGCCTGGGTCAACGGGACGTCAGCTGGAACATGGCGTTGGAATAATGGAGAaccaaacaattttaaaacagaacacTGCGTAGAGATGTGGAAAAACGGAAAGTATAACAACATTAAGTGCCAAGCATCTAGTTATGCTGACGATCCAGGATACATCTGTGAAAATCAAGTCA ATTGTTCCACCATATCTAACAGTTCAGAAAATGATGATATTTTCAGTGAGAGAACAACGAGATCTCGATCAACCACCCAGCCGTTGACGACAAAGACAACGTCCACCTTACTCAGAACTCAATCGACGCATACTCAGAATAAGCTGCTTCCAGTAG GGACTACGTTTGAGAATACCGTCAGTGAATCTTCTCCGCGAAATGTTTCAACTGGCAAGTTAAACTTGGTGTGGATCATCATAGCGCTTCTGGTCATTTTTCTCTTGGCAATTGCAGTCGTACTCGGAATATTGTTTTTTCGGCGATACCAAAGTCGTAAGAACCGAG ATCACCTTCACGATCGGGTCAATTGCACCTACGAGATGCCCATTAGTTCCGAACTGCAATCGTTCGATCCTGTGCTTGTTCAACAAATGCAGAGCTCTGCCGAGCTTACTGTACACTTAACCCTTTCGCAAACGGAATTTAGGCCGGCCATCTGTGAGACATTGAGCGACTGCGAAAAAGAGTGCGAGTATGATGACGTAGATGAGACTAATCGAAAGTCAAGGTCAGTCAACACAGTGTTGGTGAGTGGTGAGAAAGGATTAGAGCAGCCACCCGCTTTGTGCGATAAAAAAGGAGAGAACAAGGATCATGTTTATGCTGTTGttcataaagaaagaaaaggtagaGCCAGTTCTGAAGCAAGCACTCTCAAAAAATCATCAGACCGCCCTCAGGAAGGAACAAGTGGGTTACCTTTGAACCGGGGGTCCTGTGTCGATTGTATCGGTCGTTCGTCGCATCCAACTGATTCAGGGCTCCAAAACAACATAAACACTGCAGAGAGCGAGAGACTTCAGCCTGGCGGGAGCATCGACTATTTGTATGCAGCTgttgacaagacaaaaaagaagaggaaaaagccaCAG ATGCCCCCTCCATACAGTGATCATGTGTACACAAGTCTGGTCCATTCCCGAGAAAGCAGTGCAAAGCTTGTCAAAGAGCAGTCCCAAAACAGTGTACGCCCAACTTGA